The Medicago truncatula cultivar Jemalong A17 chromosome 7, MtrunA17r5.0-ANR, whole genome shotgun sequence genome includes the window TTGAAGGTGGTTTTGTTTTCTTGGAAAGTGATACAAAATCAGTGGTTACCAATAAAAGACAACATTGTTAAACATGGAATACTTGGAGCGGACTTTGATTTGTGCAGTGCGAGGTGTGGACTAAAAATCTGTGAGTCACTTGTTTTCTGAATGTCTGATTTTCTCTAAGGTTTGGTCTGAAATAGCAAAATGGCTGGGTTGGAAGTGTTGTTACCGAACAATGTTACAAGTCACTTATTTAATTTTGCTAGGTGGATTCAAAGAGGAAGAGTGGTTAAGTTAAAATTCGTAATGGTTGGTTTGCATGTACTGGGAATCAAGTGATTTTTCATGACAAAGGTGTTTCAATTGAAGCAATTCTTGAACAGACTAAAATGCTTCCGTGGAATTGGTTGCACGCTAAagctaatattttatttattaaaattttcaatggtTAACCAATCCTCTTGCTTGTTTAGGTTTGGTGTGTAATGCCCGAGTGTCCGGAAATATCACAGTTTTTTTTCCGGCATCTTTGGGTATATATGGGTGGCCGTTTCTGGTTTGAGCTTGAGCCTGAGAATTAGTTAGTAATTTGTATCAGTGTTCGGTTTAAGACGCTGTCGTGCAAGGTATCGCGATTCTGTATTTGTTAATTCAACAGTATCAGTGCTGTTTTATCAGTTAAGGTTGCAGATTTTGGCAGAGTAGTTTATGGTAGCTTCTTCATGTGAACCTTCAAGCAATTTTCCTTCTGTTGTTTGAGTTTCCTGGTATCAGTCCCCAGGTTTTGGTGCTGTATGGATTTATTCTTGTGTTTATTTGCTATAACAGGTAGCAATTTCTAAGCATTGCAACTGGGTGTAACCTAGTTTCTTTACTCAGTTTTGCGGTTTATAAGCTATTTGTATCAAACTTTTGTTCCCATTTAGGCACTCCTTGTGCTTGAATGTGTTTCTTTATTACTAATATACTGTCTTTCAGCATTTGCAAAGAAAATGTATCATTAGTTTAATTTCTTCATAAATCTTATAATCCTGATAAACAGATATGGACGGGACTGTGTTGAACCTGCAATCAAACCAGGGGATGCAACTTTGGTATGTGAATTTATCCTTATCAGTGATGTTATTGAGTTCTGGAAAATTGTTATCCTATAATGCAATATTGTGGTCtgtaaattgatttttaaattacataCTATCACTATTACTAACTCCGGTTTTAGTGTCTTCTGATTGCAAAACAATCAAGCTATTACTATTAGTCTGATCTTTTTGGAAACAATTTACATGCAGGCAATTATAAAGAGTGTGACATGGCTTCTTCAACGATTTCCTCAGTTGGCAGACCGATTGTAGTAAAAGCTCTACATTATTTCCGGAAGGGTGTGTTCCATATTTCTCCCAAATAGTATGGTGATTTGATTGTAGTTTGGATTATGTAACACATAAGATTCTCCAACGCAGAGAAAGTGAAAGTGTTgtacatatatacataaaaataaagttaaattattatataaatacacaTAAATTTACTGATTTTTTAACAGTtctttataatttcatttttctttttcatcatttGTGTAGGACAAACCATTTATAGTAACTTTACAAATTTTCAACTATATTCTTACTAATCAAGAAGTTCTATGATTAAATTTTGGGGATATGTAATTGCAACATCAACAGCATTGTGATTGTGTTGTACAGCGCCATGGACCTTGGTTTGTGACCCCCATCTACGGATTATTGGCAGTGTATCAAAAAACCAGGTCATAGGTGTGGGAGCATATAGTGGTGCAGAATTTTAGGCAGTGTGGGAGAACAGGGTGAAATTATTATGAACCTCCTGATATGACAATTTGTGGTGCTTTTCTCACTATTGTGTTGATTGTAGAAAATTTTATGCATCACCATTAACGCTGCAATGCAACCAACCATTAtgttatatagttttttttataagcattaCCAGCATTATGTTCAAATAGGTTAGGTGTTAGTCCATGGTTAGGGGTGCATCTGAAATTTCAAAAGAATTAAAGATTAATATCAAATAATTGGTTTGATTTGATGACATTGTATGTGAGATACAGCTCTGTAATTTCTATTGGATCGAGTCATCTGAGTATTGGCACATTAAAAATCACATAGATACTACAGCCGTCACTTGTCACCAAAATAGTATAAAGAATTAAAGATTTACAAATCAGTACACCACAGCACCTTGCCTGGCAAAATGGTAGAAATGCAACAACTTCACCAAGATATTACTGTGAATCACCGGTCCACCTATGTGCGTGCGCGTGCGCATATTAAGCGTCATCTCGAAAGTTCCAAGACCTAGATTTATTTTGAGGGAATATACTTGTAGAGTCTTGGTCCCTAGTCCTATAACTACTTTGAGACTCATTAAAGAAACTGGAAGCGGAACTATCTTGACTTCCAAAAGCCATCCTCCTAAACATTCTGATCTGTGCAGATTGCTGTGCAGAATCAAACACTGAACTCTGCCCCGGTTTCATTCCGTTATTCAGATCTGAAAACTCGTCCATGGAATCAAAAGCTCTCACAACCTGGCAAGTGATGATGAACAAACCAAAGAACGCACAACAAAGTTAGtatcttcaaaatcaaaacaacgaGTACATGGCATGACATTTTCTGAAATTACCTGACTCATCTTTGGCCTTTTAACCGAGGAGTGACGCACGCAGGCCGCGGCGGCCTCAATCATCCTAAACATTTCGTTTCTATTGTAGTTCTTTCCCAGTCTTGGATCCGCTAAAGTTTCAAAGTCCTCGCTATTGAGTGCTTCAATCAACAGAGGCCGAGCCTGAAAATAAGTTTGGTAATTGTTATAATGAGCAATTTATTCTGCTTGGGACTCTATTTGGCTCTTTTGTATCACAACAACCGGTAGAAAATCATGTGAACGAGAACTATTTTTTAGAAAAGTAAATGCAAGATCACAAAAATGTCCTTCAACGTTAATTGAAATTTTAGTCACGGTGAACAGCAATAGAGCATtgataaaatttcataaaaaattatgaaaaatttcATGACATGTTAAAACTCAAAATGGTTTCAGATAGTGTAACAAAACAGTTTTATAAGTTTCAAAATGGAACAAGATAGTCCAAAAAGTAGTTCCATCCACAGAAGTTGTTAAAGGTGTATGAGTATGTGAAAATTATACAAGCTCAACTCAAccatatcaaatcaaataacaaaGATAGGACAATACTTAAACCTGGAACCTATTTTCAACATGTATGTCAtccaaatatcaaaataaagaaTGTAAATGAGTTTAATAACCAAAGAAATTAGAAATATGTGACTCACCCATTCAACCAAGCTCTCATCACCAATTGGCTGAGAGGCATCTACAGGCTTCCGACCTGTAATTAGCTCCAAAAGCACAACACCGTAGGAATATACATCAGACTTATCAGTCAATTTCCCACTTGTCGCATATTCTGGTGCCATGTACCTGGCGATTCCAAACAAAGTATTCCATTAGATATACTCAGAATGGGAATAGTGCATACTTGAGTATTATCAATATTCAAATGATTCAATATTGGTGACAAGAAGCAGTCGGGAGGGAAATAGAGAACGAAGGGGCAGGGGGAAAGAGGTAAGCTCTTAAGGCCCGTTTGTATTCGTTTATTTGAGCATACCTACTGGAATAAGCACTCGTCAGACTTTAAAGAAGAGCTTACGCAAATAACTTATGAgatgtccataagttgttttagcttatttccataTGCTCTCCATAATAGCTTATGAAAtcagcttataacttatatgaaaaccattttatttaattttatttttatcatatattatggcataatttgatccatgtagccgaccccacttagtgggataaggcttggttgttgttatttatcttttatcaGATAACTTATATATAAGAACTTATAGGATATACGCTTATGCTATAAGTACTTAATTGAGATGTTCATATAAACAGGGCCTTGATACATATGATGCATTATAAAATCAGCTATTTCTTTAGTAATTAGCCGGATTAGTAAGGTTTAGTGGGGCACAACCGTCAAAGGGCAGGATGACAAACTCTAGCATATAGATAGAAATTAGGGAGGGCAAAACGGGatcaaaaaaatataggaaaatGGTTCTGCGGTGTAATAAGGGAATTTTTCCTTAGAAGGTCATATTGACCTTTGAACttcttaatttattatttctctTCATCCTAATATTTTATACTCTCGAGGTCATAAAGTCTAAGATTTGGATATTGAAAAGGACTTAATAACAGGGCATAATCGATAGCAGATCAATAAGAAATGTGCATATAAGATAGAACCTAaggttttgattaaaattgaatAGGAAATCAGACAATGATCATAAAACTTTACACTTAACtagtaaaaaacaataataataaccgCTTTCCTAGGATAGATGTAAGAGACCTATCCTTATTTTGATAGgcagaaaaaataataaaattcaaggGAAAATAATATGATTCCGTATGTAAACACTGAAATACGACTCAAGCTATACTTCAAACAGAGGTTTAACCTACCCAAAGGTTCCCATTACACGTGTAGTAACGTGTGTGTTTGAATCCAATGTTAATTTTGCAAGCCCAAAATCTGAAACCTGTTTGCCAAATCAgatcaataaaacaaaaaagtcccAATTAGATAAAACTGAAACATCAAATTGGAGATGCTCAACATAAGCTGGCAGGCATTAAAGAATGATTCTACTTACTAAACATACAatacttaaaaataataatatatgaagTGACTTACAAGAGCTTCAAAGTTTTGATCGAGAAGGATATTTGATGACTTAATATCTCGATGAATAATGCGTGGATGGCctgaaaaataatgaaacagAAATAAGAAGATGAATACATGCTATAAACACCAAAAAGATCAAGCTTAAAAAATGAGCCATTCTAAATTTGCAATTGAAAATAATAGAACCACCTATGATGCATTTCACTTGTGGTTGAAACATATCTGAGGAATTCTATGAGTGtagtttaaagaaaaattaacatttcAAAAGAAATTATCTAAGCTAAAATGAACATGTAGTACCACGAAAAAGTCATGTTTGCTTTGGAAAACTACACGCTTGAGGGAAAATGAATAAACTTACAATCTTCATGTAGGTAAGCTATTCCACGAGCTGCACCAGCGGCAACCTTAACTCTGATAGGCCAATTCAGAACTGGTGCATTTTCatctgtaaaaaaattaaattactgGTCATGTTTTAGATCAAAATTTAGATGAACCATGGTCCTCAACCTAAAACATGGACttataaaagtttatttatggGAGCTTACTGAACAAACTATTTAGATTCTAAAATTCAAGCACAGCATCAATGTCGATGATAATtataaatacaataataatgaaattagCAAGGGAACAATAAAACTCAAGTACAACATCAGTATCGTAGACATGAATCTTACCATGTAGATGATAATGAAGAGTGTTGTTGGGAACATAGTCATAGACAAGCAATCTTTGATGTTCAGATATACAGTAACCAACCAAAGAAACTAGATGACGATGATGTACTCGACTAATAGTCTCCACTTCTGCTCTGAATTCACGTTCCCCTTGTCCACCACCAATTTTAAGTTGTTTCACAGCTACTTCTCTACCATCTATGAGCAAGCCTTTGTAGACACAACCAAAACCACCTTCTCCCAACATATTCTGTTCTGAAAATCCGTTCGTAGCTTGGATAAGTTCTTCATATGTGAACCATGATCTTGAACTATTTACACCACCTGGTTCTGATGGTGAATACACGAATTCACTACCATTGCCACTCCCTATAAAATTGGCTGGAGACTGAGGTTTCAAGAACAAGGTACCTATAGGAGAATATCAAAGTTTAAAAACCAATATTGCCGCTTACACTTTTAATAGTCATTGAGTTTCAAAAGTTATGACATACTCATTGAAGTTATGTGGTGGCTTGTCATTGCCAATCAAGCATAATGCagataaaatccaaaatttatCAGAAGTGAAGTATAACAAGAATTATCCATCGTAATCATCTAACATTTTTCAAACCAAAGACATCTCAGATGAGTGAAAACTTTGTTCTTTTTGGAAGGGCTAAAAGGAAACATTGAGGTTTGAACCAATAAAAAGCTGCAAACTACCGAAGAAAGCAAGCTGTGTAGTAAGGCCTAACAATTGTCGATAATAGATATATGCAAAATAATGAATCTCAtgttacaagaaaataaattggaGTTGACTTCTGATTTTGAGTCTATATTGAGTATTTAACAATCCGTCAGTATTCATAGTTACAATCCAGTGTATACAAGATTATCTAATTTGACTGTATGCAGTGTTGATAAAACCCTTCAGTATTAATATTCATAGTCATAGTAAATAATCAAGGGGAAAACAAACAACATGAAGAACTAACAAAAACGTGCATTGCTAATAGTTTCCGGTGCACAATGCAATACCTGAGTTGTGAGACGAGGTAAATGGGGAAGGTGCAGCATAATCAGCTATCGGTACTTTTCCCTTCTTTTTCTTCCGTACAAACAACACAGCCATGACAAGAAGGCTGATGACAAATAAACTAACAACGACGCCAATAGCAACAGCTCCTCCGGTATTTAACCCTCCCGAATTTGAAGGTGCATTGCTTGTGGCTGCATTACCAGAGCCATCAACAGTTGGTCTAGCAGTTGGTTTCTCAGCTGGAATAGATGGCAATGACACAGTTGGACCACCAGCAGCAACTGTTTCATTCCTAGGAGGACGAGGCAAAGAAGCTTCTGGAGGTGCTGCAGATCCTGAAGGGACTGCACGAGGTGGTGCAGATTTTGAAGGGACTGAAGGAGGAGTAGATGGCAATGTAGATGGAGGTGGAACAACAGTAGAAGTGGATGGAGGTGGAACATCAGTAGAAGGGGAAGGAGGGGTATGAGAAACTGATGGAGGAGGTGCATTATGTGAAGGAGGTGAAGGAGTGTTACTTTTTGGTGGCTTTGCTTGTGGTGTAGGAGGAGGAGGTTTGGTAGATGGTGGCTTTGGTGCCGGAGGAGGAGGAGACGGCGAAACTGATTCAGAAGGAGGTGGCTTTGATGGTTGAGGAGGAGGGGAGCCAGCTGATGGAGGTGGTGGAGACAAATTTGGAATGGAAGGTGAAGTTTCAGCTGGAGGAGGTGCAGTGGCAGCTGGTGTAGGAGGTGGTGATGTTACAACTGGTGGAGCTGACAATGCAGGAGGCGGTGATGTTACAATTGGTGGAGGTGATGATGCTGGTGGTGGAGATGTTGGCGGCGGTGTAGTCGACGGTGGAGGAGGAGAAAGAGATGGTGAAGGAGGAGGAGTTACTGGCACTGTCGTCGACAGAGGAGGAACTGAGGGAGGTGGTGAATTAGTTGTTTGATTGGACTGAGAAGAAGTGGTAGGTGGTAAAACAGCAGCACCAGATGATGGAGGCAATGCAACGGGAGAACCATTTGGAGAAAGTGTGATTGTAGCCATCACTCTACCAAATCTtccacaacaataacaacaacctaAGTCTTATCCCATTGAACAGACtcggctacatgaatcaaaggacatcataatattttatcaaataccTCTCTACAAAATCttccttcaacaacaacaaaatgcacTATCACTCATTGCATACATTCCAAAACCCTTCAACAACACCCAAAGTTTTCCAATATCTttctacaaaaacaaaataatcacaAAAATTCCAGATCACACATCAAATTTCAGATCAACTCAATTGTACACCCCCGCTAGTGGACATTAGGATTGATCGCCAAATTAGTCAATCTTGGACCGGATactgagttttcaaaaaaataacagaTCAACTCTTTTACAAGCAATGTTGAATGCTAATATCTAAACCCAATTTCTAAACCCACAAATTACTTTCAAAAAAAGCTAAAATCTTTATAGTCTACACAACATTAAAagcaaaagtgaaaattcacaACATTTAGAAGAAAATGCAGTATACCCAGATCTCAAAAACtgaaatattaaacaaaaattgtgaaGAAAGAGTGCAAAAAGCAATATGGTGATAGTGGCACGTACAGCACGAACAAAGACAACCCACAAGATGTGCAGAAGAGAACGTGGAGACGACTTTGAGCTTCACTCTCTCTTAGACCACATGCTCGTCATTCACATTCACATACAGTGTGAAAAAGGCTGTGTTTGCAATTGAAAATGTTAACACGTTTAATCATTACCCATTTTATTATGTTgcttttacttttctttttctttttcttttttccttttgaaatGGCAAAAAATCTATCTACTATACAAAAAATCTATCTACTATACAAAAAATCAATTACTACCACCATTTTCTCATAATTAACCTTGATTAGTCTCCTAATATCTTTTATTTGATGGGCTTAATCTTAATcttggaataaaaaaatatatttatagagaaagtgagagagagaaattaataaactaaaaaaatatttttagataaaaaaaatcatacacacTAAAATCTTATATTTTGATAATTACACATGCAAAaacgtaaaaataaaattaatgtatctaaacataaatcacttcacTTTCAACACAATTTTAAACGagattaattttacaaaatttaataattttggaACCAATTATACATTTTGTGGAAGTAGATAACACTTACTTATTAGCTTATTAGCGTAGTGAGTGTCATACTTCTTCTCCATAGCATTCCAAACCTATTTAGTATTTTCGCAATAATTGTAGTTAGTGTTCTACAAATCAAATCGAATGTTAACTTCGCGTTTATATCTTTAGGTGTCAAAAACGTGTTAACTCGGATGTAAACTAGGTTTTTGGTGAAATTAGAAtgtttgacgagtttgaccgagttaacacgtGTTAAATTTGGTCAACTTAACCGAGTTTATGAGtatacatttaaaaaaacattttttttttatattttggtccACTTTCTATCAAAACCAAATTCTATTTTCAAGTGCAAGGTACTAAAATTAATGTTGAAGCGAGTTCAAGTCATGTATTTGGTTATAATATTGAAAACCATTTATCATCTGGAAAAGAATTTGATGAAATTGAAGATGAAGACACCAGTGATAATGATGTTATGAAACTTTAAAAGGATtgaacttttgaaaaaattaactaGTTTGTTTCTTGAATAGGTTTATT containing:
- the LOC25497672 gene encoding proline-rich receptor-like protein kinase PERK8 codes for the protein MATITLSPNGSPVALPPSSGAAVLPPTTSSQSNQTTNSPPPSVPPLSTTVPVTPPPSPSLSPPPPSTTPPPTSPPPASSPPPIVTSPPPALSAPPVVTSPPPTPAATAPPPAETSPSIPNLSPPPPSAGSPPPQPSKPPPSESVSPSPPPPAPKPPSTKPPPPTPQAKPPKSNTPSPPSHNAPPPSVSHTPPSPSTDVPPPSTSTVVPPPSTLPSTPPSVPSKSAPPRAVPSGSAAPPEASLPRPPRNETVAAGGPTVSLPSIPAEKPTARPTVDGSGNAATSNAPSNSGGLNTGGAVAIGVVVSLFVISLLVMAVLFVRKKKKGKVPIADYAAPSPFTSSHNSGTLFLKPQSPANFIGSGNGSEFVYSPSEPGGVNSSRSWFTYEELIQATNGFSEQNMLGEGGFGCVYKGLLIDGREVAVKQLKIGGGQGEREFRAEVETISRVHHRHLVSLVGYCISEHQRLLVYDYVPNNTLHYHLHDENAPVLNWPIRVKVAAGAARGIAYLHEDCHPRIIHRDIKSSNILLDQNFEALVSDFGLAKLTLDSNTHVTTRVMGTFGYMAPEYATSGKLTDKSDVYSYGVVLLELITGRKPVDASQPIGDESLVEWARPLLIEALNSEDFETLADPRLGKNYNRNEMFRMIEAAAACVRHSSVKRPKMSQVVRAFDSMDEFSDLNNGMKPGQSSVFDSAQQSAQIRMFRRMAFGSQDSSASSFFNESQSSYRTRDQDSTSIFPQNKSRSWNFRDDA